A window from Nitrosopumilus adriaticus encodes these proteins:
- a CDS encoding D-2-hydroxyacid dehydrogenase: protein MGFDDSVLICDEVDPILNKILEDNGLKVSYEPEITPEQIIEKISNYNIVIVRSRTTITKEMIDKADNCKIIARVGVGLDNVDQEAAKTKNIRVINAVEGAMNAVAELVLGLMLSLARQTARGDRAIRNGEWLKKELKGTELRGKYLGIIGLGNIGKRLGRLARALNMNIIGYDVVPIDEEFSKEVGLMKADLNTLLQSSDYISIHVPLLDSTHHLLDAQKMSTMKKTAKIINTSRGGVVDEDALYNALKNGTLGGAALDVFEKEPAIGNKLAELDNVILTPHIGAQTKEAQSLAANVIAEKIIQILRGVI from the coding sequence ATGGGATTTGACGATTCAGTACTGATTTGTGATGAAGTAGATCCTATTTTGAATAAAATTTTAGAAGATAATGGACTCAAAGTCTCTTATGAGCCTGAGATAACTCCTGAACAAATTATAGAAAAAATTTCTAATTACAATATTGTAATTGTTAGAAGTAGAACAACTATTACAAAAGAAATGATCGATAAGGCAGATAATTGCAAAATAATTGCACGGGTTGGAGTAGGACTTGATAATGTAGATCAAGAAGCTGCTAAAACAAAAAACATCCGTGTAATCAATGCAGTAGAAGGAGCAATGAATGCAGTTGCTGAATTAGTTTTAGGATTAATGCTTTCTCTTGCCAGACAAACAGCTCGAGGTGATAGAGCGATTCGAAATGGAGAATGGCTAAAAAAAGAACTCAAAGGCACTGAACTTCGAGGAAAGTATCTTGGAATAATTGGTTTAGGTAATATTGGAAAAAGATTGGGACGACTTGCCCGTGCACTAAATATGAATATCATTGGATATGATGTAGTTCCAATAGATGAAGAGTTTTCAAAAGAAGTCGGATTGATGAAGGCTGACTTGAATACTCTATTGCAAAGCTCTGATTATATCTCAATACATGTTCCACTGCTTGACTCTACACACCATCTTTTAGATGCACAAAAAATGTCAACAATGAAAAAAACTGCAAAAATTATCAATACATCTCGTGGTGGAGTTGTTGATGAAGATGCACTTTACAATGCTCTCAAAAATGGAACACTGGGTGGTGCAGCATTGGATGTTTTTGAAAAAGAACCTGCAATTGGAAACAAATTGGCAGAACTTGATAATGTGATCTTGACTCCTCATATCGGTGCTCAAACAAAAGAGGCCCAATCTTTGGCTGCAAATGTTATTGCCGAAAAAATTATTCAGATTCTTCGTGGCGTCATCTAG
- a CDS encoding response regulator transcription factor, translating to MRKFPIILIVDDSQAFRVFFRDTLKRTVKWARIVEAKDGYEGLKMYLKYKPDVILLDLKMPKLDGFKVLEAIVRDNMNTRVVVTSAYIDDQTSINELMKIGAFSYLPKPMNRMVLMKTITDVLNSGRKVDSKKKSPRDKRTSNSFVLNQNY from the coding sequence GTGAGAAAATTTCCAATTATATTGATAGTAGATGACTCTCAAGCATTTCGTGTGTTCTTTAGGGATACTCTGAAAAGAACTGTAAAGTGGGCCCGTATTGTAGAGGCTAAAGATGGTTATGAGGGCCTAAAGATGTATCTAAAGTACAAACCAGATGTGATTTTATTAGATTTGAAAATGCCTAAACTAGATGGCTTCAAAGTATTGGAAGCTATAGTTCGAGATAACATGAATACAAGAGTTGTTGTAACTTCTGCGTATATTGATGATCAAACCAGTATCAATGAATTAATGAAAATTGGCGCCTTTAGCTATCTTCCAAAACCTATGAATCGTATGGTTCTGATGAAAACCATCACTGATGTTCTCAATAGTGGTAGAAAAGTTGATTCAAAGAAAAAGTCTCCAAGGGACAAAAGGACTTCTAATTCTTTTGTATTGAATCAAAATTATTAG
- a CDS encoding aspartate ammonia-lyase, translating to MKFRLDQDSLGKVKIPSDAYYGAFTGRAIKQYHVTGNKSHENLIKSFVMIKRSAAVANMKTKAIDAKRGKAIVSACDKILSGKYVEQFVVDMINSGAGTAFNMNSNEVIANVALEVLHKKKGQYEFLHPNDHVNMSQSSNDTYPTAMHVAILMNLKETIPAIDILIKSLSKKAKQFSSFKKIGRTHLMDALPVTLGSEFEAYVTSITKARNEIVLSQKELQNVALGGTAVGSGANTPKGYRKIAISELSKISKITLKPEKDMQHGLQSKFAVANASSALRNLALEIGKLANDIRLMASGPIAGLAEIGIPAVHAGSSIMPGKVNPSLAECMNMVCFNIIGNDTSVSYAAQSGQFELNVMLPGMLKCMLESTDMLKNFLPIFSANLIDGLTANKEKLRADIENSPVIVTLLTPKIGYLKSAELFKESLKTGKTIRELVVSKKLMSNKEIDSLFG from the coding sequence ATGAAATTTAGACTAGATCAAGATTCACTTGGAAAAGTCAAAATCCCATCTGACGCATATTATGGTGCATTTACAGGAAGAGCTATCAAGCAATACCATGTTACTGGAAACAAAAGCCATGAGAATTTGATAAAGTCGTTTGTAATGATTAAACGCTCTGCAGCAGTTGCAAACATGAAGACCAAAGCCATAGATGCAAAGCGAGGCAAGGCAATAGTTTCAGCATGTGACAAGATTTTGTCTGGAAAATATGTAGAACAATTTGTAGTTGATATGATCAATTCTGGTGCAGGTACTGCATTTAACATGAATTCTAATGAAGTCATTGCAAATGTAGCATTAGAAGTGTTGCACAAGAAGAAAGGACAGTATGAGTTTCTCCATCCAAATGATCATGTAAACATGTCACAGTCCAGTAATGACACATATCCTACTGCAATGCATGTTGCAATTTTGATGAATCTAAAAGAAACAATTCCAGCAATCGATATTTTAATAAAATCATTATCAAAAAAAGCAAAACAATTTTCATCATTTAAGAAAATTGGAAGAACACATCTGATGGATGCATTGCCAGTTACATTAGGAAGTGAATTTGAAGCATATGTAACATCAATCACTAAAGCTAGGAATGAAATTGTTCTATCACAAAAAGAATTACAAAATGTTGCATTAGGTGGAACTGCAGTTGGTTCTGGTGCAAACACCCCTAAAGGATATAGAAAGATTGCAATATCAGAGTTATCTAAAATTTCAAAGATTACTTTAAAACCTGAAAAAGATATGCAACATGGTTTGCAAAGTAAATTTGCTGTTGCAAATGCATCAAGTGCTCTAAGAAATTTGGCTTTAGAAATTGGAAAACTTGCAAATGATATTAGACTAATGGCATCAGGTCCTATTGCAGGATTAGCAGAGATAGGAATTCCTGCAGTTCATGCAGGCTCATCAATTATGCCTGGAAAAGTAAATCCATCTTTGGCCGAATGTATGAATATGGTTTGCTTTAACATAATTGGAAATGACACTTCAGTATCTTATGCTGCACAAAGTGGGCAGTTTGAGCTAAATGTAATGTTACCTGGAATGCTAAAGTGCATGTTAGAGTCAACAGATATGCTCAAAAATTTCCTACCAATATTTTCTGCAAATCTGATTGATGGACTTACTGCAAATAAAGAAAAACTTCGTGCAGATATTGAAAACAGTCCAGTAATAGTCACACTGCTAACTCCAAAGATTGGATATCTAAAATCTGCAGAACTTTTCAAAGAATCATTAAAAACGGGAAAAACTATCAGAGAGCTTGTTGTTTCAAAGAAATTAATGAGTAACAAAGAGATTGATTCTCTTTTCGGATAG
- a CDS encoding HEAT repeat domain-containing protein, with protein sequence MQVVTDDRLALFAEMEEKYEQKDTDYFVSLLDHPDYVVRTRVACILVDFGGEDKVQYIAKVLKNDENELVRHEAAFALGQMSYSSAIPPLTDATLNDPSMFVRHEAAIALGVVGNKEAKEALQKALNDPDPPVVESAVVALSNIEFMEKLSKNEKFAKLTGG encoded by the coding sequence TTGCAAGTAGTAACTGATGATAGATTAGCACTTTTTGCTGAAATGGAAGAAAAGTATGAGCAGAAAGATACCGATTATTTTGTATCTCTTTTAGATCATCCTGATTATGTTGTTAGAACCAGAGTAGCTTGTATTTTGGTTGATTTTGGTGGTGAGGATAAGGTGCAATATATTGCCAAAGTTTTAAAAAATGATGAAAATGAATTGGTTAGACATGAAGCTGCATTTGCATTAGGTCAGATGAGCTATTCTAGTGCCATTCCCCCATTAACTGATGCAACTCTCAATGATCCAAGCATGTTTGTGCGACATGAAGCTGCAATTGCTTTGGGTGTTGTTGGAAATAAAGAGGCTAAAGAGGCACTTCAAAAAGCATTAAACGATCCGGATCCTCCAGTTGTAGAGTCAGCCGTAGTCGCCCTATCAAATATTGAATTTATGGAAAAGTTAAGTAAGAACGAAAAGTTTGCAAAGTTAACAGGTGGATGA
- a CDS encoding peroxiredoxin family protein, with protein MSAVIGQKAPNFGVSEWVQGAPTNFDQEKDHIVVLEVFQVNCPGCFMNALPEAINIYNKFKDDGVRVLGLATAFEDFDKNTLENLKMLAETGEVIGETKNALSMYGQLKDGNKLNYKIPFPLGMDNLTKTSGEISQEKIMQFIYPQIPDFDSQPDDYKNQIIQRVKDYMKSKEYSAETFEKYALQGTPSTIIVDRKGILRDVSFGQTGHIEAIIKKLMAED; from the coding sequence ATGAGTGCAGTAATTGGCCAAAAAGCACCAAATTTTGGGGTTTCAGAATGGGTTCAAGGTGCCCCAACAAACTTTGACCAGGAAAAAGATCATATTGTAGTATTAGAAGTATTTCAAGTCAATTGTCCAGGATGTTTCATGAATGCACTTCCAGAGGCAATTAACATTTACAATAAATTCAAAGATGACGGAGTTAGAGTACTAGGTCTTGCAACAGCATTTGAAGATTTTGACAAAAATACATTAGAAAATTTGAAGATGCTTGCAGAAACTGGTGAAGTTATTGGAGAAACAAAAAATGCACTATCAATGTATGGACAATTAAAAGATGGAAATAAGCTAAATTATAAAATTCCATTTCCATTAGGGATGGATAATTTAACAAAGACTTCAGGAGAAATTAGCCAAGAAAAAATCATGCAGTTTATCTATCCGCAAATTCCCGATTTTGATTCACAGCCTGATGATTACAAAAATCAAATAATTCAAAGAGTCAAGGACTATATGAAATCAAAGGAGTATTCTGCTGAGACATTTGAAAAATATGCATTGCAAGGAACGCCATCAACAATAATAGTAGATAGAAAAGGAATTCTCAGAGATGTGTCATTTGGACAAACCGGACACATAGAAGCCATTATTAAAAAATTAATGGCTGAAGATTAA
- a CDS encoding 50S ribosomal protein L15e: MPSHQDKMWISLWKENAPELRERVVGWRKQNAITRIEKPSRLERARRLGYKAKQGIIVVRMRVGTGGMRKQRPTGGRRPKHLGVTRIKADDNMKTVANRRVLERYPNMKLLGSYFIYKDGKHYWFEVILADPQHPRIAQDKELNRRIPQTA; this comes from the coding sequence ATGCCTAGTCATCAAGACAAAATGTGGATCAGTCTTTGGAAGGAAAATGCTCCTGAACTACGTGAACGTGTAGTTGGATGGCGTAAGCAAAATGCAATCACTAGAATTGAAAAACCCAGTAGATTAGAGAGGGCTAGAAGATTAGGCTACAAAGCAAAACAAGGAATCATCGTTGTTAGAATGAGAGTCGGTACTGGTGGTATGAGAAAACAAAGACCTACTGGTGGTAGAAGACCAAAACATCTCGGTGTTACAAGAATCAAAGCAGATGATAACATGAAAACTGTTGCAAATAGAAGAGTTCTTGAAAGATATCCAAATATGAAACTTTTAGGTTCTTACTTTATCTATAAAGATGGAAAACATTATTGGTTTGAAGTTATCTTGGCAGACCCTCAACATCCAAGAATTGCTCAGGATAAAGAATTAAACAGACGAATTCCTCAAACTGCATAA
- a CDS encoding tRNA (N(6)-L-threonylcarbamoyladenosine(37)-C(2))-methylthiotransferase, which produces MAKIFVEAYGCSASFGDSEMISGLIQNGGHTLVENSSESDLNIVVTCSVKDSTANKMMYRIKSLKSKPLIVAGCLPKAEQSSVEKFADKASLLGPNSLGKTIQIINSTLDGRKQIALEDSDLSKVGLPKVRLNPAVGIVEIASGCMSECTFCQTKISKGDLSSYRLGDIVRQVQTEIKEGCKEVWLTSTDNGCYGFDIGTDLPSLVNAVVEIPEDFMVRVGMMNPMYMPRIKDKLIDSFDNDKVFKFLHIPVQSGSDKVLHDMKRGHTAETFRDIVSRAREKFNQFTISTDIIVGFPSETEEDFQKTISLLDETKPDTVNLSRYSARPGTDAAELKQLDAAEAKRRSKIIFEQISKLSIESNRKWIGWKGKVLFDEMTDEGIKGRNFAYKPISVVDKVAIGESHIVEIIDATVKRLVGKIAS; this is translated from the coding sequence ATGGCAAAAATTTTCGTAGAAGCTTACGGATGTTCTGCAAGCTTTGGAGACTCGGAAATGATTTCAGGATTGATTCAAAATGGAGGCCATACATTAGTAGAGAATTCATCTGAATCAGATCTCAATATAGTAGTCACATGTTCTGTTAAGGACTCTACAGCAAACAAGATGATGTATAGAATAAAATCATTAAAATCAAAACCACTAATTGTTGCAGGATGCCTTCCAAAAGCTGAGCAATCCAGCGTAGAAAAATTTGCAGATAAAGCCAGTCTTTTAGGACCAAACTCTCTTGGAAAAACCATTCAGATCATCAATTCAACACTAGATGGAAGAAAGCAAATCGCGTTAGAAGACTCTGATTTATCAAAAGTTGGGCTTCCCAAAGTTCGATTAAATCCCGCAGTAGGGATTGTAGAAATTGCAAGTGGATGTATGAGTGAGTGTACATTTTGTCAGACCAAGATATCAAAAGGAGATCTTTCAAGCTACAGACTTGGAGACATTGTAAGGCAAGTACAAACAGAAATCAAAGAGGGATGCAAGGAAGTATGGCTCACATCCACAGATAATGGATGTTATGGTTTTGATATAGGTACAGATTTACCATCATTAGTTAATGCTGTTGTAGAAATTCCAGAGGATTTCATGGTTAGAGTAGGAATGATGAATCCAATGTACATGCCAAGAATAAAAGACAAATTAATTGATTCTTTTGATAATGACAAAGTCTTCAAATTTCTTCACATTCCAGTTCAAAGTGGAAGCGATAAAGTTCTGCACGATATGAAACGAGGTCATACTGCAGAAACTTTTAGAGACATAGTAAGTAGAGCAAGAGAGAAATTTAATCAATTTACAATTTCAACAGACATCATTGTAGGATTCCCTTCAGAAACTGAGGAAGATTTTCAGAAAACAATTTCTCTGCTTGATGAAACAAAGCCCGATACAGTAAATCTATCCAGATACAGCGCTAGACCAGGTACAGATGCAGCCGAGTTGAAACAATTGGATGCAGCAGAAGCTAAACGAAGAAGTAAGATAATTTTTGAACAGATCAGTAAATTATCAATAGAATCCAATAGAAAGTGGATCGGTTGGAAAGGGAAAGTGCTATTTGATGAAATGACAGATGAAGGAATCAAAGGTAGAAACTTCGCATACAAGCCTATATCAGTTGTAGACAAAGTAGCCATCGGTGAATCACATATAGTTGAAATCATAGATGCGACTGTAAAGAGACTTGTTGGAAAGATCGCAAGCTAA
- a CDS encoding DUF6659 family protein, whose protein sequence is MDYEKFCSDILAADPKIRFATVYDEWASRVAGGIREGVENLLSNHAENELVNLSIMDWKARKDMSKWLGMTKYTLGEYDKVKRFSFYLGAEHLLLVSAEKDADTNVVVDEVIKLYYQNQPK, encoded by the coding sequence ATGGATTATGAAAAATTTTGCTCAGATATTTTAGCTGCTGATCCTAAAATTAGGTTTGCTACCGTATATGATGAATGGGCCTCTCGTGTTGCAGGTGGAATACGCGAGGGAGTTGAAAATTTACTTTCCAATCATGCTGAAAATGAATTAGTTAATCTTTCAATTATGGATTGGAAAGCACGAAAGGACATGTCAAAATGGTTGGGTATGACAAAATATACTCTGGGTGAATATGATAAAGTCAAACGATTTTCATTTTATCTTGGGGCTGAGCATCTGCTTTTGGTTAGTGCTGAAAAAGATGCAGACACTAATGTTGTAGTTGATGAAGTAATCAAACTCTATTATCAAAATCAACCAAAATGA
- a CDS encoding AAA family ATPase produces the protein MITTIELGDFLAHSNTKIKFENGVTVFVGDNGAGKSSIIDAITFALFGQHTRKSNKGLIKRGANQGFAKVGFSISGKNYEAVRKIDSKGSLSAKFSEITKEDRIEIAAGERKQFGESMTNEVEKVIGLDFEKLKIASIVQQGELNAIINAKPKEFKELLNAIIGIDKLDIASEAMKMVNKEFRGKIREKIGYDDTHIEILSHELEKNQKEVEDAKPEKNQLEIKQNQLQKEVDSLRDKVETESPKIDKINQLELRKKELLTYAKEAIHEIKREISENERKIHDCKDCFEHANLKEDLELKIQKIDQAIEDTLKKIQEMTIQTASLKEKQLLASKLQLKDNKCPVCDSHVEKLNPLFQEDHLKNELTTLEHEIIEKGKERDMYNQKKEDFLHKVQNARDAEATLRAHSITNKEELEKIQKEVEIKKQKIPLTNNGSLLEISQIDTHAKMIFESICKLESETEGFDENEFAKLKRLVAEKQNYLSGIHQQIGAISEKITKSEEQIEKIQNSISELITVKEYIVKLDEIQLNIFSRDGPVATSLRSWALNTISVKTSEYLTLLNTKIQRITLSEKARDISITCYSKSEMLDLESLSGGEKVSVALALRLGMASLLGASNLNLMILDEPTTHLDAERKKSLVGVLSQLSEISNSQTPMQFLIITHDTEIFEDSSVEQIYKFESTEQGSLVTAL, from the coding sequence ATGATTACAACTATAGAACTAGGAGATTTTTTAGCACATTCCAATACAAAAATTAAATTTGAAAACGGAGTTACAGTATTTGTAGGAGATAACGGTGCAGGAAAATCAAGTATCATTGATGCAATAACATTTGCATTGTTTGGTCAGCACACAAGAAAATCAAATAAAGGATTAATCAAACGTGGTGCAAATCAAGGATTTGCAAAAGTAGGGTTTTCTATCAGTGGAAAAAATTACGAGGCAGTAAGAAAAATAGATAGTAAGGGAAGTCTATCTGCAAAATTTTCAGAAATTACAAAAGAAGATCGTATTGAAATTGCAGCAGGTGAACGAAAGCAATTTGGGGAATCGATGACGAATGAAGTTGAAAAAGTAATAGGACTTGATTTTGAAAAATTAAAGATTGCATCAATTGTACAACAAGGAGAACTAAATGCCATAATTAATGCCAAACCCAAAGAATTCAAAGAATTACTTAATGCGATTATAGGAATTGATAAACTCGATATTGCATCAGAAGCGATGAAAATGGTAAATAAAGAATTTCGAGGAAAAATTAGAGAAAAAATCGGATATGATGACACACATATTGAAATTTTGTCACATGAGTTAGAAAAAAATCAAAAAGAAGTAGAAGATGCAAAACCTGAGAAAAATCAACTAGAAATAAAACAAAACCAATTGCAAAAAGAAGTAGATAGTTTACGGGATAAAGTAGAAACTGAATCTCCAAAAATAGATAAAATTAACCAATTAGAATTGAGGAAAAAAGAGCTTTTGACATATGCAAAAGAGGCCATACATGAAATTAAGCGGGAAATTAGTGAAAATGAGCGTAAAATACATGATTGTAAAGATTGTTTTGAGCATGCAAATCTAAAAGAAGATTTGGAATTGAAAATCCAAAAAATTGATCAAGCAATAGAGGATACATTAAAGAAAATTCAAGAAATGACAATTCAAACCGCATCATTAAAAGAGAAACAATTGCTAGCATCTAAACTTCAGCTAAAAGATAACAAATGTCCTGTTTGTGATTCACATGTAGAAAAACTTAATCCACTTTTCCAAGAAGACCATCTAAAAAATGAATTGACAACATTAGAGCATGAAATTATTGAAAAAGGAAAAGAGAGAGACATGTATAATCAAAAGAAAGAAGATTTTTTACACAAAGTACAAAATGCACGAGATGCAGAAGCAACACTTAGAGCGCACTCGATTACAAATAAAGAAGAATTAGAAAAAATTCAAAAAGAAGTAGAAATTAAAAAACAGAAAATCCCTTTAACAAACAATGGGAGTTTATTAGAAATCTCACAAATAGACACACATGCAAAAATGATATTTGAAAGTATTTGTAAATTGGAGAGCGAAACTGAAGGATTTGATGAAAACGAGTTTGCCAAGCTAAAAAGATTAGTAGCTGAAAAACAAAATTATCTATCAGGAATCCACCAACAAATTGGAGCAATTTCAGAGAAAATTACTAAATCCGAAGAACAAATAGAAAAAATTCAAAATTCAATTTCAGAATTAATCACAGTTAAAGAGTATATTGTAAAACTGGATGAAATTCAGCTAAACATTTTCAGTAGAGACGGACCAGTTGCAACAAGTCTAAGATCATGGGCACTAAATACAATATCAGTAAAAACTTCAGAATACCTGACATTACTCAACACAAAGATACAGAGAATTACATTATCAGAAAAAGCTAGAGATATTTCTATAACATGTTATTCAAAAAGTGAAATGCTAGATTTAGAATCACTTAGCGGAGGAGAAAAAGTCAGTGTAGCATTAGCATTAAGATTAGGAATGGCAAGTCTTCTGGGCGCATCAAATCTTAATCTAATGATACTTGATGAGCCGACAACACATTTGGATGCTGAAAGAAAAAAATCACTGGTAGGGGTTTTGTCTCAGTTATCAGAGATTTCAAACTCACAAACACCCATGCAGTTTCTAATCATTACTCACGATACAGAAATCTTTGAAGATTCAAGTGTAGAACAGATTTACAAATTTGAATCCACTGAACAAGGAAGTTTGGTTACAGCACTTTAG
- a CDS encoding plastocyanin/azurin family copper-binding protein, with protein MNFAYGVIAIVGVLAAITLGFIAMNPDDIIQPRIVSIEEKPTVCTMEYAPVCGIDGETYGNMCMLNAADVKLVHEGECSVDDPKVKPRIQLEEIVEPEPMVEPTPEPTMTAPMTSGIHTVNIAEGSGAPGCEETNECYLPYSIIISVGDTVIWNNPDSAAHTVTSGTISDGHDGMFDSSLFMSGSTFEFTFDESGTYDYFCMVHPWMTGKVVVNEIEEMMVIEEPEPEPMVEPETMTEPEPMVEPETMTEPEPMVEPETMSMAIVSLPAGSAIPGCEETNECYLPYEITVSVGQTVTWSNDDSAAHTVTSGTVDAGVTGVFDSGLFMSGSTFEHTFEKAGTYDYFCMVHPWMTGIVTVN; from the coding sequence ATGAATTTTGCATATGGAGTAATAGCAATTGTTGGTGTTTTAGCTGCAATCACATTGGGATTCATTGCAATGAATCCGGATGATATTATTCAACCAAGAATAGTTTCAATTGAAGAAAAACCAACTGTTTGTACAATGGAATATGCTCCTGTATGTGGTATTGATGGCGAGACTTATGGTAACATGTGTATGTTAAACGCTGCTGATGTAAAATTGGTCCATGAAGGCGAGTGTAGTGTTGATGATCCTAAAGTAAAACCAAGAATTCAACTTGAAGAAATAGTAGAACCAGAACCAATGGTAGAACCAACACCTGAACCAACTATGACTGCTCCAATGACATCTGGAATTCATACAGTAAACATTGCTGAAGGTTCTGGAGCACCTGGATGTGAAGAAACAAACGAATGCTATTTGCCTTATTCTATTATAATTTCTGTAGGTGACACTGTAATTTGGAACAACCCTGACAGTGCTGCTCATACTGTAACAAGTGGAACTATTTCTGATGGACATGATGGAATGTTTGATTCTAGTTTGTTTATGTCTGGTTCAACTTTTGAATTTACTTTTGATGAATCAGGAACATATGATTATTTCTGCATGGTTCATCCATGGATGACTGGCAAAGTTGTTGTTAATGAAATTGAAGAGATGATGGTAATTGAAGAACCTGAACCTGAACCAATGGTAGAACCAGAAACAATGACAGAACCTGAACCAATGGTAGAACCAGAAACAATGACAGAACCTGAACCAATGGTAGAACCAGAAACAATGTCAATGGCTATAGTCTCACTTCCTGCAGGATCTGCAATTCCAGGATGTGAAGAAACAAACGAATGTTACTTGCCTTACGAGATTACTGTATCTGTAGGTCAAACAGTTACTTGGAGTAATGATGATTCAGCTGCACATACTGTAACTAGTGGAACTGTTGATGCTGGAGTAACAGGAGTATTTGACTCTGGATTATTTATGTCAGGTTCAACCTTTGAGCATACATTTGAGAAAGCAGGAACATATGATTATTTCTGCATGGTTCATCCTTGGATGACTGGAATTGTTACAGTTAACTAA
- a CDS encoding multicopper oxidase domain-containing protein, which produces MLFTIAAVAVMGATLFGSTYTQTQITGQSLDASKMDVDVMDQIRNMGGLQLVMPQAFAETDCGVLENSGRTVHDFQLTGESVTLPIMGGKEYNAMTFSGTVPGPTLRVTQGDVVKMTLTIPADEVTGHGNDMHASQISASAFESVNPGETAQYCYIAEAAGIFKYHCSGVKLIGMDQHVLSGMYGIAIVDPANGYKKLMVEKTSGSGELDRKFYSADALEFQLQYNQLYLTPEGNYDAGAMFKHHNTATVVNGMQFGYVPNMAHNLLVNGDVNKNIFVAQPWNGIEHKQYQSQLLFVENDQHVRLFIENSGNEPVFFHIVGEILDRVTQGNRVQSAATETWLIGGSQNAIVDLVFDEPGAYAAVNHDYAAIYTGAATVFVAGDPFGLNPVLVEKGVIPAPVASYAYALGNPSDAVPPMGKNSIAHPALNIHGLYTDEVASEMQASGDYVALWEVIPVVAEILTS; this is translated from the coding sequence ATGCTCTTTACAATTGCAGCAGTAGCTGTAATGGGCGCAACCTTATTCGGAAGCACATACACACAAACCCAAATTACTGGTCAATCTCTTGACGCATCCAAAATGGATGTTGATGTCATGGATCAAATCAGAAATATGGGCGGTTTACAGCTTGTAATGCCTCAAGCATTCGCAGAAACTGATTGTGGAGTTTTGGAAAACAGCGGTAGAACCGTACATGATTTCCAATTAACTGGTGAAAGTGTTACACTTCCTATCATGGGAGGTAAAGAATACAACGCCATGACCTTTAGTGGTACAGTCCCAGGACCAACACTAAGAGTTACTCAAGGCGATGTAGTCAAAATGACACTTACAATTCCAGCTGATGAAGTTACTGGACACGGTAACGACATGCACGCCTCACAAATTTCTGCAAGCGCTTTTGAGTCTGTCAATCCTGGCGAAACAGCACAGTATTGTTACATTGCTGAAGCAGCTGGTATTTTCAAATACCATTGTTCTGGTGTCAAACTAATTGGCATGGACCAACACGTACTTTCCGGCATGTACGGAATTGCAATCGTTGATCCAGCTAATGGATACAAGAAACTAATGGTAGAGAAGACAAGCGGCAGCGGTGAATTAGACAGAAAGTTCTATAGTGCAGATGCATTAGAGTTCCAACTCCAATACAACCAATTGTATCTAACACCTGAAGGCAACTATGATGCCGGAGCAATGTTCAAGCATCATAACACTGCAACAGTTGTTAACGGAATGCAATTCGGTTATGTACCAAACATGGCTCATAACTTACTCGTCAATGGCGATGTAAACAAGAACATCTTTGTTGCACAACCATGGAATGGAATTGAACACAAGCAATACCAATCACAACTCTTGTTTGTTGAAAATGATCAACACGTGAGACTCTTTATCGAAAACTCCGGTAATGAACCAGTATTTTTCCACATTGTTGGAGAAATCTTGGACAGAGTTACACAAGGTAACAGAGTACAATCCGCAGCAACTGAAACATGGTTGATTGGCGGTTCACAGAATGCAATTGTTGATTTGGTCTTTGATGAACCAGGTGCATATGCAGCAGTAAACCATGATTATGCAGCAATTTACACTGGCGCAGCTACAGTCTTTGTAGCAGGTGACCCATTCGGCTTGAACCCAGTTCTAGTTGAGAAAGGAGTTATCCCAGCACCAGTAGCATCTTATGCATATGCTTTAGGCAATCCAAGTGATGCTGTCCCACCAATGGGAAAGAACAGTATTGCTCATCCTGCACTAAACATTCACGGTTTATACACTGATGAAGTAGCTTCTGAAATGCAAGCAAGTGGCGATTATGTCGCATTATGGGAAGTAATTCCTGTAGTAGCAGAAATCCTTACTTCTTGA